Proteins encoded in a region of the Paenibacillus sp. E222 genome:
- the cimA gene encoding citramalate synthase — MSKAISIFDTTLRDGTQGEGVSLSADDKLKIAKKLDDLGAHYIEGGIPGSNTKDIEFFKRVKELNLNAKVVAFGSTRRKGSIASEDANLKRMLESGAQAATLVGKSWDFHVHTALQTTLEENLSMIYDSIAYLKQNGMEVIFDAEHFFDGFKHNPEYAQAVLTKAHEAGADWLVMCDTNGGTMPHEVYEIVSTLAGRLPQAHLGIHTHNDCELAVANTLSAVQAGARQVQGTMNGYGERCGNANLASIIPNLQLKLGYECVSEDSMRQLTNVARYVSEIANVNMPINQPYVGNAAFAHKGGIHVSAILRDSRTYEHIVPELVGNKQRVLVSELAGQSNIVSKAQELGLEFDPSSANSRQIIEKIKDLEHQGYQFEGADASLELLIREANGDMKELFTFESFKMLVEKVAGKSVVSEAFVKLNVGGTSAYTAAEGNGPVNALDNALRKALVQYFPSLANMHLSDYKVRVLDEKDATAAKVRVLIESKNTENTWNTVGVSENVIEASWEALVHSFRYALLQEKLQDEPGVVNIPAHGLSNH, encoded by the coding sequence ATGTCAAAGGCCATCTCCATCTTCGATACGACTTTACGTGACGGCACACAAGGGGAGGGAGTCAGCTTATCGGCAGATGACAAGCTCAAAATTGCCAAGAAGCTCGATGACCTGGGTGCTCATTATATTGAAGGCGGAATCCCAGGCAGCAATACCAAGGACATTGAGTTTTTCAAAAGAGTCAAGGAACTGAACCTGAACGCGAAGGTTGTCGCTTTTGGCAGTACACGTCGTAAAGGCAGCATCGCCAGTGAAGACGCCAACTTGAAGCGCATGCTCGAGTCCGGTGCTCAGGCCGCAACTCTGGTTGGGAAATCATGGGATTTTCACGTACACACAGCTTTGCAAACCACTTTGGAAGAAAACCTGTCCATGATCTACGACTCCATTGCCTATCTGAAACAAAATGGTATGGAAGTCATCTTTGATGCAGAGCATTTCTTTGACGGATTTAAGCACAATCCGGAGTATGCACAGGCTGTGTTGACCAAAGCCCATGAAGCTGGAGCGGACTGGCTTGTGATGTGTGACACCAACGGCGGAACGATGCCGCATGAGGTGTACGAGATCGTGTCCACTCTCGCTGGACGACTTCCTCAAGCCCATCTGGGCATTCATACACATAATGACTGTGAACTTGCTGTAGCCAACACCTTAAGCGCAGTACAAGCTGGTGCCAGACAGGTCCAAGGTACAATGAACGGGTATGGAGAGCGATGTGGCAACGCCAATCTGGCTTCGATTATCCCTAACCTGCAACTGAAGCTTGGATATGAGTGCGTTTCTGAGGATTCAATGAGACAGCTCACGAATGTTGCCCGTTATGTCAGTGAGATTGCCAACGTAAATATGCCAATCAACCAGCCTTATGTCGGAAATGCGGCTTTCGCTCACAAAGGCGGTATTCACGTCTCTGCCATATTGCGCGATTCCCGGACCTACGAACACATCGTTCCTGAGTTGGTTGGTAACAAACAGCGTGTGCTCGTCTCCGAACTGGCAGGACAAAGCAACATTGTGTCCAAGGCGCAGGAACTGGGTCTTGAGTTCGACCCAAGCAGTGCCAACTCACGTCAGATCATTGAGAAAATCAAAGATCTGGAACATCAGGGCTATCAGTTCGAAGGTGCCGATGCCTCTCTTGAACTGTTGATCCGTGAAGCCAACGGTGACATGAAAGAATTGTTTACCTTTGAATCGTTCAAGATGCTTGTTGAAAAAGTGGCTGGCAAGTCTGTTGTTTCGGAAGCCTTTGTTAAACTTAACGTAGGCGGAACAAGTGCGTATACCGCAGCGGAAGGCAATGGTCCGGTCAATGCACTGGATAACGCGCTTCGGAAAGCACTTGTGCAGTACTTCCCTTCCCTTGCCAACATGCATCTGTCCGACTATAAAGTACGTGTTCTGGATGAAAAAGATGCTACTGCCGCAAAGGTTCGTGTATTAATTGAATCCAAAAACACAGAAAACACGTGGAATACCGTCGGTGTATCCGAGAACGTGATTGAAGCGAGCTGGGAAGCCCTCGTACACAGCTTCCGTTATGCCCTTCTTCAGGAAAAATTGCAGGACGAGCCTGGCGTAGTCAACATCCCTGCTCACGGTCTAAGCAACCATTAA
- a CDS encoding DUF294 nucleotidyltransferase-like domain-containing protein: MEPIPYINQSWSYQGIDGAASSQELRQARVILQNELQELLSASLSPIEWYQTVNELHDRVARRAVELCIQGMVEEGLGQPPVPYAFIVFGSSGRQEATLWSDQDNGMIISDAPDEGKEVYFAELGLRMTDMLEELGYAKCEGKVMCSEPLWRKTLESWKEQLKAWGSDLSWEPVRNLIIASDMRFVAGEPELAEEWISAFYEGFRSVPELSDAVLRNTVKHKATLNILGRVVTERFGEHAGGFDVKYGLYIPLVNSARFLALQHGIKETSTLKRIQRLVSLEAVPLTLLDAAQRAFMTALKLRRSTPIVMKQGLQHSGGFLNEKQLKEKQMLYELRDTLGLVRRVHRALQRQLRFAERRRP, from the coding sequence ATGGAACCCATCCCGTATATAAATCAATCCTGGTCCTATCAGGGAATAGATGGTGCGGCATCTTCTCAAGAACTGCGTCAGGCGCGTGTGATATTGCAGAATGAGCTCCAGGAACTGTTGTCCGCTTCCTTGTCGCCGATCGAATGGTACCAGACGGTAAATGAACTGCATGACCGGGTTGCTCGGCGAGCAGTAGAGTTATGCATCCAGGGGATGGTAGAGGAAGGCCTAGGCCAACCTCCCGTCCCCTATGCCTTTATCGTTTTTGGTAGTTCCGGCAGGCAGGAAGCGACGTTATGGAGTGATCAGGATAATGGCATGATTATCAGCGATGCCCCGGATGAGGGGAAAGAGGTATATTTTGCCGAACTCGGACTTCGAATGACCGATATGCTGGAGGAGCTTGGCTACGCCAAATGTGAAGGCAAAGTGATGTGTTCGGAGCCTTTATGGAGGAAAACACTGGAATCCTGGAAGGAACAATTGAAAGCATGGGGATCGGACCTGTCCTGGGAGCCGGTTCGCAATCTGATTATCGCTTCAGACATGCGTTTTGTTGCGGGTGAGCCAGAGCTTGCGGAGGAATGGATATCTGCATTTTATGAAGGGTTCAGATCGGTTCCTGAGCTTTCCGATGCCGTGCTGCGCAATACCGTTAAACACAAGGCGACACTGAACATTCTTGGAAGGGTGGTAACGGAACGATTCGGTGAACATGCAGGTGGATTTGATGTGAAGTACGGCTTGTATATTCCGCTGGTGAATAGTGCACGTTTTCTGGCTTTGCAGCATGGCATCAAAGAAACGTCCACGCTCAAACGAATTCAGAGGTTGGTATCACTCGAAGCAGTTCCGCTTACTTTGCTGGATGCAGCTCAGCGTGCATTTATGACGGCTTTGAAGCTGCGCCGCAGTACACCCATTGTGATGAAACAAGGGTTGCAGCATAGCGGTGGTTTTCTGAATGAGAAACAGTTGAAGGAAAAACAAATGCTTTATGAACTCCGGGATACGTTAGGGTTGGTGCGGCGAGTACATCGTGCGCTGCAAAGACAACTTCGTTTTGCAGAAAGGAGACGTCCATGA
- a CDS encoding ferredoxin, translating into MSKYTWVEKDTCIACGACGATAPDIYDYDDEGLAEVIFDGDANQGIKAIPDDLFDDMQDACDGCPTDSIKVADEPFNKEG; encoded by the coding sequence ATGAGTAAATATACTTGGGTAGAAAAAGATACATGTATTGCGTGCGGAGCATGCGGAGCAACGGCGCCAGACATTTATGACTATGATGATGAAGGTTTGGCAGAAGTAATCTTTGATGGAGATGCGAACCAAGGGATCAAAGCAATTCCGGATGACTTGTTCGACGATATGCAGGACGCTTGCGACGGCTGCCCTACAGACTCCATTAAAGTTGCGGATGAACCTTTCAACAAAGAAGGTTAA
- a CDS encoding Mov34/MPN/PAD-1 family protein, producing MAALHEQQNTFYIPSSVEQEMSKYMFASLPQEACGVVLGEAAAGGIRISRFQPIRNVAPDPLHHFALEDAEWIRCVFNEPQLIGLFHSHPRTTPIPSNEDLRNLPLFAGLLQVYFIGAPDLTADTPSKMLLNGYQIHSNVDSSIGMSPGQSYSLQPARLSVT from the coding sequence ATGGCAGCACTTCACGAGCAGCAAAACACCTTCTACATCCCTTCCTCCGTAGAGCAGGAGATGTCTAAGTACATGTTCGCTTCGCTGCCGCAGGAAGCCTGCGGGGTTGTGCTGGGTGAAGCCGCAGCGGGCGGCATACGAATCAGTCGGTTTCAGCCCATTCGTAACGTAGCGCCTGACCCGCTGCACCATTTCGCATTGGAAGATGCAGAATGGATCCGATGTGTGTTCAATGAGCCACAACTTATCGGGCTCTTTCACTCCCACCCTCGAACCACGCCCATTCCTTCCAATGAGGATCTGCGCAACCTACCACTTTTCGCTGGACTACTCCAGGTCTATTTTATAGGCGCGCCTGATCTTACGGCTGATACACCATCAAAGATGCTTCTAAATGGTTATCAAATTCATTCAAATGTTGATTCAAGCATTGGAATGAGTCCTGGCCAATCATACAGCTTACAGCCCGCCCGGCTAAGCGTGACTTAA
- a CDS encoding exonuclease domain-containing protein: MREPARGNTGFWNSLRQGGVPSAIASIMGAPTAQHMAFIRSMMREQRRPEALHTPLNELNAVVFDLETTGFSPQHGDEILSFGAVRINGGVMLENEQFYTLVQSKVSVPEHITELTGITQQMTMDAPSLLEGLHDFMSFVGGSVLVAHASAHDRAFLNAALWRTSKVRLTHRLIDTMMLARWLEPSRPGYGLDELLESKGIPIYGRHHALEDAKMTAQLWSCYLEDMSHKNVETLGDLYTQLSHA, encoded by the coding sequence ATGAGAGAGCCGGCAAGGGGCAATACAGGATTCTGGAATTCGCTGCGCCAGGGAGGGGTTCCTTCCGCCATCGCTTCCATAATGGGAGCCCCAACGGCGCAACATATGGCGTTTATCCGTTCGATGATGAGAGAACAGCGCAGACCCGAGGCGCTTCACACGCCTTTAAACGAATTGAATGCTGTCGTATTTGATCTGGAAACGACGGGCTTCTCTCCCCAGCATGGGGATGAGATCCTTTCCTTTGGGGCGGTGCGTATTAATGGTGGTGTGATGCTGGAGAATGAGCAGTTCTACACATTGGTTCAGTCCAAAGTCTCTGTTCCGGAACACATTACGGAACTGACGGGAATTACACAGCAAATGACGATGGATGCTCCGTCGCTCCTGGAAGGTCTGCATGACTTCATGTCTTTTGTTGGCGGAAGTGTACTGGTTGCCCATGCAAGCGCGCATGATCGGGCTTTTCTGAATGCGGCCTTGTGGCGGACATCCAAAGTAAGGCTAACGCACCGGCTCATCGATACGATGATGCTGGCGCGTTGGCTTGAACCGAGCAGACCGGGCTATGGTCTGGATGAATTGCTGGAATCCAAAGGCATTCCGATCTACGGACGGCACCATGCTTTGGAGGACGCAAAAATGACTGCACAGTTATGGTCCTGTTATCTGGAGGATATGTCTCACAAAAATGTAGAAACATTGGGTGACCTGTACACCCAGTTAAGTCACGCTTAG
- a CDS encoding MerR family transcriptional regulator has translation MKLFRIGELAKTAGVSERTIDYYTKLGLIAPEERTEKNYRLYSNETLTRLERIVHMKQEKYSLDEIKQSLEKWSLVSTEEQVASKLTTLELHVQQLEREVNELKPLLGEMKPVQARKMMAGLLTKSAGTMEALKILLENTMM, from the coding sequence ATGAAATTGTTTCGGATTGGCGAACTTGCCAAAACTGCAGGTGTGAGCGAACGGACGATTGATTATTACACAAAGCTCGGTCTCATCGCTCCTGAAGAGCGCACAGAAAAAAACTATCGTCTTTATAGTAATGAAACTTTAACCAGGCTGGAACGTATTGTACACATGAAACAAGAGAAGTATAGTCTCGACGAGATTAAGCAATCTCTTGAGAAGTGGAGTCTGGTGAGCACGGAAGAACAAGTTGCCAGCAAACTGACAACATTGGAGCTCCACGTGCAACAGCTTGAGCGAGAGGTGAATGAGCTTAAACCGCTGCTTGGCGAGATGAAACCTGTACAAGCACGTAAGATGATGGCCGGACTACTCACCAAAAGTGCTGGTACGATGGAAGCTTTGAAAATCTTGCTTGAGAACACCATGATGTAG
- a CDS encoding DNA polymerase IV: protein MSSDETHNNINVDRYYPAAGRVILHVDMNAFYCSVHEAEEPELYRGKATAVAGSSEVRKGVIVTCSYTARRRGISTGMVVHQALKKCPDLIVIRPDFHLYRRYSKEFMKIAYSYTPLLEATSIDECYLDITGSRQFGTPMEIAESIQTRIREELGMPCSIGIAPNKLLAKMASDLKKPNGISILRMRDVPRILWHRPCNEMFGIGKKTAEKLKKLGIETIGQLAKSDERMLTDVFGINGSWLKNSANGINHSAVQAEREANKSIGHTTTLPADISEPDDVHRVLLNISDQVARRLRKHEMLSQGIQITIRTPDMKTITRSRMMEVPTEDASIIYREACALFAKHWGGGKPVRMLGVTLQTLIPREESAIQLDLFEYEQKPKKENLIRIMDQLRDKFGENAVVTAGMLGDDPSVLLRNHKVRGTSLQKDNLQSLD, encoded by the coding sequence ATGTCTTCAGACGAGACGCATAACAACATAAATGTAGATCGATATTATCCTGCCGCCGGACGAGTTATTTTGCATGTCGATATGAATGCTTTTTATTGCTCTGTACATGAAGCCGAGGAACCGGAATTATATAGAGGAAAAGCGACGGCCGTTGCGGGCAGCAGTGAAGTGCGCAAAGGTGTCATAGTCACTTGTTCGTACACGGCACGACGCAGGGGCATTTCCACAGGCATGGTCGTTCATCAAGCATTAAAGAAGTGTCCTGATTTAATTGTGATTCGTCCGGATTTTCATTTATATCGTAGGTATTCGAAAGAATTCATGAAAATAGCTTACAGTTATACACCGCTGCTTGAAGCGACCTCAATCGATGAGTGTTACCTCGATATTACGGGGTCCAGACAGTTCGGTACTCCGATGGAAATAGCGGAAAGTATTCAGACTAGAATCCGGGAAGAGCTGGGAATGCCCTGTTCGATCGGAATTGCACCCAACAAGCTGCTCGCCAAGATGGCCTCTGATTTGAAAAAGCCGAATGGTATCTCGATTTTGCGGATGAGGGATGTACCTCGGATTTTATGGCATAGACCATGTAACGAGATGTTTGGCATCGGCAAAAAGACAGCGGAAAAGCTGAAGAAACTAGGCATTGAAACGATAGGACAGCTGGCCAAATCAGATGAGCGGATGTTAACCGATGTGTTTGGAATTAATGGCTCTTGGTTAAAAAATTCAGCAAACGGCATTAATCATTCGGCAGTTCAGGCTGAACGTGAAGCGAACAAATCAATTGGGCACACAACAACGTTGCCTGCGGATATATCTGAACCGGATGATGTGCATCGGGTGTTGCTTAATATAAGTGACCAGGTTGCCAGACGGTTGCGCAAGCACGAAATGCTCAGTCAGGGCATTCAGATTACGATTCGTACACCCGATATGAAGACAATAACGAGATCACGGATGATGGAAGTGCCTACTGAAGATGCATCGATCATATACCGGGAGGCCTGTGCTTTATTTGCGAAACATTGGGGCGGCGGGAAGCCTGTTCGAATGTTGGGTGTGACCCTCCAAACGTTGATTCCGCGTGAGGAGTCGGCGATACAGCTTGACCTCTTCGAATATGAGCAGAAGCCGAAGAAGGAGAACCTGATTCGCATTATGGATCAGTTACGTGACAAATTTGGCGAAAATGCTGTCGTTACTGCTGGCATGCTGGGGGATGATCCTTCCGTATTACTGCGCAATCATAAAGTCCGGGGGACGTCGCTGCAAAAAGATAATTTGCAAAGTCTCGATTAA
- a CDS encoding ammonium transporter, protein MRKKWLVSVLIMLTLLAFPVSAFAAAEGPTNIELQSGLNSAFTFLAVVLVFLMQGGFALLEAGSTRMKNAGHIAGKTILTLGISVIAFWALGFGLGFGNGNSFFGTTGFFLSGDAMAASFESLAFSDVPLTIKFVFHLAFAAVSLAIACGGMAERAKMSVYIVFGTLYTIIMYPVVAHWVWGGGWLAELGMQDFAGSTVVHLTGATAALVATILLKPRIGKYNKDGKPNIIPGHNQVYSVLGVIILWIGWFGFNPGSTLSAMGDGFFGYVALTTNVAAAAGGVAALLISWAVLGKSDIPSMLNGVLAALVAITGACAFVEPWAALVIGALAGIITFFTAQFFERKGIDDPIYAFSVHGIAGMWGAISTGLFATPELAENAGVGQAGLFYGGGFHQLGVQLLGLAGAFAFVLIMSFIILGGMKAIMGIRVTEEEETMGLDLSEHGTYGYPEQMKNVETKSNGGTFSS, encoded by the coding sequence ATGAGAAAGAAATGGTTGGTTTCGGTGTTAATAATGCTTACTTTATTGGCTTTCCCGGTCAGCGCATTTGCAGCTGCGGAGGGGCCGACTAACATCGAACTTCAAAGCGGTCTGAACTCAGCCTTTACGTTTCTGGCTGTTGTGCTGGTTTTCCTGATGCAAGGGGGATTTGCTTTACTTGAAGCGGGTTCAACTCGAATGAAAAACGCAGGACACATTGCGGGTAAAACAATCCTGACATTGGGGATTTCGGTTATTGCCTTCTGGGCTCTTGGCTTCGGTCTTGGTTTCGGTAATGGTAACAGTTTTTTCGGAACAACCGGATTTTTCCTGAGTGGGGATGCAATGGCTGCTTCGTTCGAATCACTGGCCTTCTCTGATGTTCCGTTAACCATTAAATTTGTATTCCACCTTGCATTTGCAGCGGTATCCCTGGCTATTGCCTGCGGTGGTATGGCAGAACGCGCAAAGATGAGTGTATATATCGTTTTCGGTACGCTGTATACCATTATCATGTATCCGGTTGTTGCTCACTGGGTATGGGGCGGCGGCTGGTTGGCTGAGCTTGGTATGCAAGACTTTGCAGGTTCGACGGTTGTCCACTTGACGGGTGCGACTGCCGCGCTGGTAGCTACGATTCTGTTGAAGCCGCGTATCGGCAAATATAACAAAGATGGTAAACCTAACATCATCCCAGGTCATAACCAAGTGTACTCTGTACTCGGTGTCATTATCCTTTGGATCGGTTGGTTCGGTTTCAACCCAGGTAGTACATTATCTGCCATGGGTGATGGATTCTTCGGTTATGTAGCATTGACTACAAACGTAGCTGCGGCTGCTGGTGGTGTGGCTGCACTGTTGATCTCATGGGCTGTATTGGGTAAATCCGATATTCCTAGCATGCTGAACGGGGTGCTTGCGGCACTCGTTGCCATCACAGGTGCTTGTGCATTCGTTGAACCGTGGGCAGCACTGGTTATTGGTGCTCTGGCAGGTATTATTACATTCTTCACTGCTCAATTCTTTGAACGCAAAGGAATTGACGATCCAATCTACGCCTTCTCTGTACACGGTATTGCCGGTATGTGGGGAGCGATCTCCACGGGTTTGTTCGCAACACCAGAACTTGCTGAGAATGCAGGTGTAGGTCAAGCGGGATTGTTCTACGGTGGCGGTTTCCACCAACTGGGCGTTCAGCTTCTGGGTCTGGCAGGCGCATTTGCCTTCGTTCTGATCATGTCCTTCATTATTCTGGGTGGTATGAAAGCTATCATGGGAATCCGTGTAACGGAAGAAGAAGAAACGATGGGGCTGGATTTAAGTGAGCATGGTACTTACGGGTACCCTGAACAAATGAAAAATGTAGAAACTAAATCCAATGGCGGTACGTTCAGCTCCTAA
- a CDS encoding TlpA disulfide reductase family protein — protein sequence MKRNIYILLGVVLLVGIALAQNADNGIAAVFKQEEPMPTETGPKAGLLAPAFSLKAMDGKTYAVGGAKEKAIFVSFWASWCEPCKQEAPALNTLAAKYKDKLDLYGVNVTTYDKIRDAKAFVDKYKLTFPILLDEDGTAYAKYNGLAFPTNVLIDSRGVVQEIILGILPEKELERKIKELIAD from the coding sequence ATGAAACGAAATATATACATACTGCTGGGTGTTGTTTTGCTGGTGGGCATTGCTTTGGCTCAAAATGCAGACAACGGAATCGCAGCCGTGTTTAAACAAGAGGAGCCGATGCCCACGGAGACGGGGCCGAAAGCAGGTTTACTGGCACCAGCATTCTCTTTGAAAGCCATGGATGGGAAAACCTACGCTGTAGGTGGAGCCAAGGAAAAGGCCATCTTCGTCAGTTTCTGGGCATCCTGGTGTGAACCGTGCAAGCAGGAAGCTCCTGCGCTCAATACATTGGCAGCAAAATACAAGGACAAACTGGATCTGTACGGTGTGAACGTAACCACGTACGATAAAATCAGGGATGCCAAAGCTTTTGTAGATAAATACAAACTGACGTTCCCTATTTTGCTTGATGAAGACGGAACAGCATATGCCAAATATAACGGTTTAGCTTTTCCGACGAATGTATTGATTGATTCCCGAGGTGTCGTTCAGGAAATTATCTTGGGGATTTTGCCTGAGAAAGAGCTGGAGCGCAAAATTAAGGAGTTAATTGCGGATTAA